In Paenibacillus guangzhouensis, a single window of DNA contains:
- a CDS encoding DinB family protein, which produces MRSLIEEYGRGHAMLREAIEGLTEEELRFKPSPEQWSIHQIIIHVTDSEISSTHRIRRVLAEDEPVLVSFDQNAFANHLSYDLSDREHYLLLFQMLRSSMQPILEHLTEEQIKRVGVYEDAGRFTFEQLLEYRVQHIQGHIEQIGRVREAYRQSERLT; this is translated from the coding sequence ATGAGATCATTAATAGAAGAGTATGGTCGTGGTCATGCGATGCTTCGGGAAGCCATTGAAGGATTGACGGAGGAAGAACTTCGATTCAAGCCTTCCCCAGAACAATGGAGTATTCATCAGATTATCATTCATGTTACGGATTCCGAGATCTCATCTACGCATCGAATACGAAGAGTATTGGCTGAAGATGAGCCGGTTCTTGTTTCCTTCGATCAGAACGCATTCGCGAACCATCTGAGCTACGATTTGTCAGACCGTGAACATTATCTGCTTCTGTTCCAAATGCTGCGTTCCAGTATGCAGCCGATTCTCGAGCATCTTACAGAGGAGCAGATCAAGCGTGTAGGCGTCTACGAAGACGCAGGGCGATTTACCTTCGAGCAATTGCTGGAATACCGGGTTCAGCATATTCAAGGACACATCGAACAAATCGGACGGGTCAGAGAAGCGTATCGGCAAAGCGAAAGATTAACGTAG
- a CDS encoding HsmA family protein, with translation MLAAAIIFINCALIFYTIGVWGEKRSGTLQTKHLIYFLLGLVCDTTGTTLMSTLASNGGNVIHALTGGAALILMLIHAVWAALVKWKGSANAQHTFHRFSLIVWILWLFPYFIGVGMSML, from the coding sequence ATGCTAGCAGCTGCCATTATTTTCATTAACTGTGCCCTTATTTTCTACACCATCGGTGTCTGGGGTGAAAAACGTTCCGGCACACTTCAAACCAAACATTTGATTTATTTCCTACTGGGTCTCGTCTGCGATACGACAGGTACAACCCTCATGAGTACACTCGCCTCGAATGGCGGGAATGTCATTCATGCGCTAACCGGCGGCGCCGCGCTTATCCTGATGCTAATCCATGCAGTCTGGGCTGCACTCGTCAAATGGAAAGGATCCGCGAATGCGCAGCACACCTTCCATCGCTTCAGCTTGATCGTCTGGATTCTATGGCTGTTTCCATATTTCATCGGTGTTGGCATGAGCATGTTATAA
- the groL gene encoding chaperonin GroEL (60 kDa chaperone family; promotes refolding of misfolded polypeptides especially under stressful conditions; forms two stacked rings of heptamers to form a barrel-shaped 14mer; ends can be capped by GroES; misfolded proteins enter the barrel where they are refolded when GroES binds), translated as MAKEIKFSEDARRAMLRGVDTLANAVKVTLGPKGRNVVLEKKFGSPLITNDGVTIAKEIELEDAFENMGAQLVKEVATKTNDVAGDGTTTATVLAQAMIREGLKNVTAGANPMVIRKGIDKAVRAAVEELQKIAKPIEGKQSIAQVAAISAADDEVGQLIAEAMEKVGKDGVITVEESKGFYTELEVVEGMQFDRGYTSPYMITDTDKMEAVLDNPYILITDKKISNIQEILPVLEKVVQAGKQLLIIAEDVEGEAQATLIMNKLRGTFTCVSVKAPGFGDRRKAMLADIAALTGGQVITEELGLDLKSTTVGQLGTARQIRVTKDNTIIVDGNGAKEDIEARVNQIRAQLEETTSEFDKEKLQERLAKLAGGVAVIKVGAATETELKERKLRIEDALNATRAAVEEGIVAGGGTALVSIFNAVAAVQASGDEQTGVNIILRALEEPVRTIAANAGQEGSVIVERLKKESVGIGYNAATGEWVNMIETGIVDPAKVTRSALQNAASVAAMFLTTEAVIADKPEPNKPAMPDMGGMGGMGGMM; from the coding sequence ATGGCAAAGGAAATTAAATTCAGCGAAGACGCACGCCGTGCGATGCTTCGTGGTGTAGATACATTAGCAAACGCAGTAAAAGTTACGCTTGGTCCTAAAGGACGCAACGTTGTTCTTGAGAAGAAATTCGGCAGCCCATTGATCACCAATGACGGTGTTACAATCGCTAAAGAAATCGAGCTTGAAGATGCATTCGAGAACATGGGTGCACAGCTTGTTAAAGAAGTAGCTACCAAAACGAATGATGTTGCCGGTGACGGTACAACAACAGCTACGGTTCTTGCACAAGCAATGATCCGTGAAGGTTTGAAAAACGTAACTGCAGGCGCTAACCCAATGGTGATCCGCAAAGGGATCGACAAAGCGGTTCGTGCAGCGGTTGAAGAATTGCAAAAAATTGCAAAACCAATCGAAGGCAAACAATCGATTGCACAAGTTGCTGCAATCTCGGCTGCTGACGATGAAGTTGGTCAATTGATCGCTGAAGCGATGGAGAAAGTCGGCAAAGACGGCGTAATTACAGTGGAAGAGTCGAAAGGCTTCTACACGGAGCTTGAAGTGGTTGAAGGGATGCAATTCGACCGTGGATATACTTCTCCGTACATGATTACAGATACAGACAAAATGGAAGCGGTTCTTGACAATCCTTACATTTTGATCACAGATAAGAAGATCTCGAACATCCAAGAAATCTTGCCAGTGCTTGAGAAAGTGGTTCAAGCTGGTAAGCAGCTTCTAATCATCGCTGAGGATGTTGAAGGTGAAGCGCAAGCGACACTGATCATGAATAAACTTCGCGGTACATTCACTTGCGTATCCGTTAAAGCTCCAGGCTTCGGCGATCGCCGCAAAGCAATGCTAGCTGACATCGCTGCACTCACTGGCGGTCAAGTGATCACAGAAGAGTTGGGTCTTGATCTGAAATCGACGACAGTTGGGCAATTGGGTACTGCTCGCCAAATCCGTGTAACAAAAGACAATACAATCATCGTTGATGGCAACGGTGCAAAAGAAGATATCGAAGCGCGCGTGAACCAAATCCGTGCTCAATTGGAAGAAACAACTTCCGAATTCGATAAAGAAAAATTGCAAGAGCGTCTGGCTAAATTGGCTGGCGGCGTAGCGGTTATCAAAGTTGGTGCAGCTACTGAGACAGAATTGAAAGAGCGCAAATTGCGTATTGAAGACGCATTGAATGCTACACGTGCAGCGGTTGAAGAAGGTATCGTTGCAGGTGGTGGTACAGCGCTTGTAAGTATCTTCAACGCTGTAGCAGCAGTTCAAGCGAGCGGTGATGAGCAGACAGGTGTGAACATCATTTTGCGTGCTCTAGAAGAGCCAGTTCGTACAATCGCAGCGAACGCAGGTCAAGAAGGATCTGTTATCGTTGAGCGTCTGAAAAAAGAATCCGTAGGCATCGGTTACAACGCAGCAACTGGCGAATGGGTGAACATGATTGAGACTGGTATCGTTGACCCAGCGAAAGTGACTCGTTCCGCATTGCAAAACGCAGCATCTGTTGCAGCTATGTTCTTGACTACCGAAGCGGTTATCGCTGACAAGCCAGAACCAAACAAACCAGCTATGCCTGATATGGGCGGCATGGGTGGAATGGGCGGCATGATGTAA